Proteins co-encoded in one Kutzneria chonburiensis genomic window:
- a CDS encoding ATP-binding protein: MAPTRCETCGNELPSRADGPGRPARFCSPACRQRAYRQRTGDPQPEETGAEPQATAARRLPASRDAFIGRVHELTDTGVLLRRARLVSLVGPGGAGKTRLATEYAARAAATYPDGVWIVELAPLTSDHLLAQTIASALGVREQGGEDLVDTVVHALQGKRALLVIDNCEHLVDASASMADALLTGCPQLRVLVTSRESLDLPGEAVLRVGHLSLPNEVVSSRSDAVQLFVERARLLRPDFELTDANRPVVAEICVRLDGIPLAIELAARWVRVLSVDEILARLDDRFELLSRGPRTAATRHRDLRATIEWSYELLDDTEREALRRLSVLAGDFSLDSASAVCGTSPQRTLRLLADLDAKSLVVAVPGVIQRFRQLESIRLYAREKLAEAGEVDDTTERLVGWLTSLGESHYVDQMLLTVYDDGPKVDDERDNLLQAVEWTTARRDERLAVLAAALGGAWRRQGHTVQIRKLLEAALTITTADNPYRSLALIELGWFNFTAGDFEHALELAVEAAALEEPQGRAVVLGRNMTLLSMVYQALGDLDRSLRCAQRCVDLVRPLGRPLDTAVGLHNLGYGALAGGDLVRAAELIEECLPVYLELADPVKQMEILHSAGGIALERGKIDQAGDYFLRSVEACPTAGEPSTYPVEGLAIVAALTGEPKRALLLGTAMAAQLRKWRMRREPFWQGHVDAAMATARAALSAQAAREATEAGERMTLEQAVAYSLRAPVANDDSPLSQRECDVAMLTAEGLTNREIAGRLSISERTVETHLLHIRTKLDLRTRAQVAAWAVERGRVSSRP; this comes from the coding sequence CCGCGTCCATGAGCTGACCGACACCGGCGTTCTGCTGCGCCGGGCCCGTCTGGTGAGCCTGGTCGGCCCGGGCGGCGCCGGCAAGACGCGGCTGGCCACCGAGTACGCGGCGCGCGCGGCGGCGACTTATCCGGACGGTGTCTGGATCGTCGAGCTGGCCCCGCTGACCAGCGATCACCTGCTGGCCCAGACGATCGCGTCCGCGCTGGGCGTGCGCGAGCAGGGCGGCGAGGACCTCGTCGACACGGTTGTCCATGCGCTGCAAGGAAAGCGTGCACTGCTCGTGATCGACAACTGTGAGCATCTCGTCGACGCGAGCGCGTCGATGGCCGATGCCCTGCTGACCGGCTGCCCGCAGCTGCGCGTGCTGGTCACCAGCCGCGAATCCCTTGACCTGCCAGGCGAAGCGGTGCTGCGGGTCGGGCATCTCTCGCTGCCCAACGAGGTCGTGTCCTCGCGGTCGGACGCCGTGCAGCTGTTCGTGGAGCGGGCTCGCCTGCTGCGCCCGGACTTCGAGTTGACCGACGCGAACCGCCCGGTCGTCGCCGAGATCTGCGTACGGCTGGACGGCATTCCGCTGGCGATCGAACTCGCCGCGCGCTGGGTGCGCGTGCTGTCGGTGGACGAGATCCTTGCCCGCCTTGACGACCGGTTCGAGCTGCTGTCCCGCGGCCCCCGTACGGCCGCGACGCGGCACCGCGATCTGCGTGCGACCATCGAGTGGAGCTATGAGCTGCTCGACGACACCGAACGGGAGGCGCTGCGCCGCCTGTCGGTGCTGGCCGGCGACTTCAGCCTGGACTCGGCCAGCGCGGTCTGTGGGACGTCGCCGCAGCGCACACTGCGGCTGCTGGCCGACCTCGACGCGAAGTCGCTGGTCGTGGCCGTGCCCGGGGTGATCCAGCGGTTCCGCCAGCTGGAGTCGATCCGGCTGTACGCACGGGAGAAGCTGGCCGAGGCGGGCGAGGTCGACGACACCACCGAGCGGCTGGTCGGCTGGCTGACCTCGCTCGGCGAGTCGCACTACGTGGACCAGATGCTGCTCACCGTGTACGACGACGGCCCCAAGGTGGACGATGAGCGCGACAACCTGTTGCAGGCCGTGGAATGGACGACGGCGCGCCGCGACGAGCGCCTTGCGGTGCTGGCCGCGGCGCTCGGCGGTGCCTGGCGGCGGCAGGGGCACACGGTCCAGATCCGCAAGCTGCTCGAGGCCGCGCTGACCATCACGACGGCCGACAATCCGTACCGCAGCCTTGCGTTGATCGAACTGGGCTGGTTCAACTTCACCGCCGGAGACTTCGAACACGCCCTCGAGCTGGCCGTGGAGGCGGCGGCACTGGAGGAGCCACAGGGGCGGGCGGTGGTGCTCGGCCGCAACATGACCCTGCTTTCCATGGTCTACCAGGCGTTGGGCGACCTGGACCGCAGCCTGCGCTGCGCCCAGCGTTGCGTCGACCTGGTCCGGCCCCTCGGCCGGCCGCTGGACACCGCGGTCGGCCTGCACAATCTCGGCTACGGCGCGCTGGCCGGCGGCGATCTGGTGCGGGCGGCGGAGCTGATCGAGGAGTGCCTGCCGGTCTACCTGGAGCTGGCGGATCCGGTGAAGCAGATGGAGATCCTGCACTCGGCCGGCGGCATCGCGCTGGAGCGCGGGAAGATCGACCAGGCCGGGGACTACTTCCTGCGCAGCGTCGAGGCCTGCCCGACGGCGGGCGAGCCGTCCACGTATCCGGTCGAGGGGCTGGCGATCGTCGCGGCGCTGACCGGCGAGCCCAAGCGCGCGCTGCTGCTCGGCACGGCGATGGCGGCCCAGCTGCGGAAGTGGCGGATGCGTCGGGAACCGTTCTGGCAGGGGCACGTCGATGCCGCGATGGCCACCGCGCGGGCGGCGCTGAGCGCGCAGGCCGCGCGGGAGGCGACCGAGGCCGGCGAGCGGATGACCCTGGAGCAGGCGGTCGCGTACTCGCTGCGGGCGCCGGTCGCGAACGACGACTCGCCGCTGTCGCAGCGCGAGTGCGACGTGGCCATGCTGACCGCGGAGGGCCTGACCAACCGGGAGATCGCCGGCCGGCTGTCGATCTCCGAGCGGACCGTGGAGACGCATCTGCTGCACATCCGCACCAAGCTCGACTTGCGGACCCGGGCCCAGGTGGCGGCATGGGCGGTGGAGCGGGGCCGGGTTTCGTCACGCCCCTGA
- a CDS encoding sigma factor, protein MARGEKVVRALYQQHGAALMAYANRLTGGRQAWADDVVTQTLVRAATATDLGKGMQTRLWLFRTVQDVVGEGTDTVVPVAQRRQLAVADALFALPPRHRDVLVAPGTTATTGAFAALHAFKAALAARGVTKSGLDDLLAERQQ, encoded by the coding sequence ATGGCTAGGGGTGAGAAGGTCGTCCGGGCGTTGTACCAGCAGCACGGGGCCGCGCTGATGGCGTACGCGAACCGGCTGACCGGGGGCCGTCAGGCCTGGGCCGACGACGTCGTCACGCAGACCCTCGTCCGCGCCGCCACCGCCACCGACCTGGGCAAAGGCATGCAGACACGGCTGTGGCTGTTCCGCACCGTGCAGGACGTGGTCGGCGAGGGCACGGACACCGTGGTGCCGGTGGCGCAGCGCCGCCAGCTCGCCGTCGCCGACGCGCTGTTCGCGCTGCCGCCCCGGCACCGTGACGTTTTGGTCGCTCCCGGGACGACCGCCACCACAGGCGCTTTCGCGGCGCTGCACGCCTTCAAAGCCGCACTCGCGGCGCGCGGCGTGACGAAATCAGGTCTCGACGATCTGCTTGCCGAGCGGCAGCAGTGA
- a CDS encoding YccF domain-containing protein → MKTLLNLIWLVLSGFWMALGYAVAGLICCVLIVTIPFGIASFRMASYALWPFGRTLVDKPTAGAGALLGNIIWIVVAGWWLALGHLVTGFLLCVTIIGIPFGIANFKLIPVSLLPLGKQIVET, encoded by the coding sequence CTGAACCTGATCTGGCTGGTGCTGTCCGGCTTCTGGATGGCGCTCGGCTACGCCGTGGCCGGCCTGATCTGCTGCGTGCTGATCGTCACGATCCCGTTCGGCATCGCGTCGTTCCGGATGGCCAGCTACGCCCTGTGGCCGTTCGGCCGCACCCTGGTGGACAAGCCGACCGCGGGCGCGGGGGCGCTGCTGGGCAACATCATCTGGATCGTGGTTGCCGGCTGGTGGCTGGCACTCGGTCATCTGGTCACCGGCTTCCTGCTCTGCGTCACGATCATCGGCATCCCGTTCGGCATCGCCAACTTCAAGCTGATCCCGGTGTCACTGCTGCCGCTCGGCAAGCAGATCGTCGAGACCTGA